In Anabrus simplex isolate iqAnaSimp1 chromosome 12, ASM4041472v1, whole genome shotgun sequence, a genomic segment contains:
- the sloth2 gene encoding ubiquinol-cytochrome c reductase complex assembly factor 6, protein METMPAGVTWPTYLKFAASAMISMFAGAQVVHVYYKPLDDMNVLVEKELDRLKTDKSSS, encoded by the coding sequence ATGGAAACAATGCCTGCCGGAGTTACTTGGCCGACCTACCTGAAATTCGCCGCGTCTGCAATGATATCTATGTTCGCAGGTGCCCAGGTAGTTCATGTGTATTACAAGCCTCTTGACGATATGAACGTTTTGGTAGAAAAGGAACTGGATAGACTAAAGACAGACAAATCTTCGAGCTGA